Proteins from a genomic interval of Candidatus Nomurabacteria bacterium:
- a CDS encoding AAA family ATPase, whose protein sequence is MTQEEATKILQIGVNTFLTGQAGSGKTYTLNQFINWAREHRIGIAVTASTGIAATHLNGTTIHSWSGIGIKEEISEKDLEKLAKQKELIKRFKSTKILIIDEVSMLSSSFFDNLNLVCKHMKESSQPFGGMQIILCGDLFQLPPINKSLKKLAMVVHSKAWSEMKPAICYLKEQHRQESGDNLSLVLNKIRAGEVTSEDSVILKNRILDTKQEGITQLFSHNADVDLINEIELSKLNTKEKVFITEKAGKRALVESLIKTCLAPEELKLKVGAEVMFIKNDQSGRYANGTRGKVINFKEETGYPIVETNGGRIVIAEPDSWSIKDEKGQDIAVITQVPLRLAWAITIHKSQGMTLDSAFVNLERVFEYGMGYVALSRVKTLDGLHLSGFNEMSLKINPAIIKINNQLYNHSEQVAKRLSKLTKKELSKKIEQSIKLKGGVLKAERIENKAIDKKVGAKGQKDSHKTSVNLLLEDKSITEVAKLREVKEQTVIGHLARHIKESNKPKEELLKFKKFKPPTKQISLIKKILKGNKKLDHDSRYILKNLQTKARDNDLDLSYEELALALIWAQF, encoded by the coding sequence ATGACTCAAGAAGAAGCAACTAAAATCCTTCAAATAGGAGTGAACACATTTTTGACTGGGCAAGCTGGCTCTGGCAAAACTTATACTTTAAACCAATTTATAAACTGGGCAAGAGAGCACAGAATTGGGATCGCTGTCACAGCCTCTACTGGCATTGCTGCAACGCATCTTAACGGCACAACTATCCATTCGTGGTCCGGAATTGGCATAAAAGAAGAAATCTCAGAAAAAGACTTAGAAAAACTAGCTAAGCAAAAAGAGCTAATAAAAAGATTTAAATCGACAAAAATTTTAATCATCGATGAAGTCTCAATGCTCTCTAGCAGCTTCTTTGATAATTTGAACTTAGTTTGCAAGCACATGAAAGAGAGTAGCCAGCCATTTGGTGGGATGCAAATAATACTCTGTGGAGATCTATTTCAACTTCCACCAATTAATAAATCATTAAAGAAGCTGGCCATGGTAGTCCACTCTAAAGCTTGGAGCGAGATGAAGCCAGCAATTTGCTATTTAAAAGAGCAGCACAGGCAAGAGTCAGGAGATAACTTAAGTTTAGTCTTAAACAAAATTCGCGCTGGAGAAGTAACATCCGAAGACAGTGTTATCTTAAAAAATAGAATATTAGATACAAAACAAGAGGGGATTACCCAATTATTTAGCCATAATGCCGATGTCGATTTAATAAACGAGATTGAACTTTCTAAGTTAAACACTAAAGAAAAAGTTTTTATCACAGAAAAAGCTGGTAAAAGAGCGTTGGTAGAAAGTCTTATCAAGACTTGTTTAGCGCCCGAAGAACTTAAGCTAAAGGTTGGGGCAGAAGTCATGTTTATAAAAAACGATCAGTCTGGGAGGTACGCCAACGGCACAAGAGGTAAAGTCATTAATTTTAAAGAAGAAACTGGCTATCCAATTGTCGAAACTAATGGAGGCAGGATCGTTATCGCAGAGCCAGACTCATGGTCAATTAAAGATGAAAAAGGACAGGATATCGCTGTTATAACACAAGTCCCGCTAAGACTTGCCTGGGCAATTACCATACATAAAAGCCAGGGCATGACCTTAGACTCTGCCTTTGTAAACTTAGAGAGAGTTTTTGAGTATGGTATGGGCTATGTTGCTCTTTCCAGAGTAAAAACTCTCGATGGATTACATCTATCTGGCTTTAATGAGATGTCTTTAAAAATTAATCCGGCTATCATTAAAATTAATAACCAGCTTTATAATCACTCGGAGCAAGTTGCTAAAAGGTTATCTAAACTTACAAAAAAAGAATTATCTAAAAAAATTGAACAATCAATTAAATTAAAAGGGGGAGTCTTAAAAGCCGAGAGAATAGAAAATAAAGCAATAGATAAAAAAGTAGGAGCAAAAGGCCAAAAGGACAGCCATAAAACATCTGTTAACTTATTATTAGAAGATAAAAGTATTACGGAAGTTGCAAAGCTAAGAGAAGTAAAAGAGCAAACCGTAATTGGGCATCTTGCTAGACATATAAAAGAATCCAATAAACCAAAAGAAGAATTATTAAAGTTTAAAAAGTTTAAACCACCAACTAAACAAATAAGTTTAATTAAAAAAATATTAAAAGGTAATAAAAAGTTAGATCATGACTCTCGATATATCTTAAAAAATCTTCAAACTAAAGCGAGGGACAATGACTTAGATTTAAGTTACGAAGAGCTCGCCCTCGCCCTTATTTGGGCTCAATTTTAA
- a CDS encoding rRNA pseudouridine synthase: MRLNKYLSLGLNLSRRAADDLIASKKVRVNDIVAALGKRVEEGDEVRVLGKIVKLGEIKKTYILLNKPEGYLSSKVSQGGAPTVYDLLSKEYKSLNLNIAGRLDKDSCGLILLTNNGDYLNEITHPSSNKIKTYSVKLNKKLEQTDLVKLKSGIQIGDSRPSKFKSIKILDDDSIEVKLTEGRNRQIRRTFYELGYLVTFLKRTGLGEHKLGNLKEKEVKEVTYL; the protein is encoded by the coding sequence ATGAGACTTAATAAATACCTTTCTTTAGGCCTAAACTTAAGCAGACGAGCTGCTGATGACTTAATTGCATCTAAAAAAGTTAGAGTTAATGATATTGTTGCAGCACTTGGCAAAAGAGTAGAAGAAGGTGATGAAGTAAGAGTTTTAGGTAAAATAGTTAAGTTAGGAGAAATTAAAAAAACTTACATACTACTTAATAAGCCAGAAGGATATCTATCTTCTAAGGTTTCTCAGGGTGGAGCTCCAACTGTTTATGACTTACTATCAAAAGAATATAAAAGTTTAAACTTAAATATCGCTGGCCGACTGGATAAAGACAGCTGTGGATTGATTTTATTAACTAATAATGGCGACTATTTAAATGAGATAACTCATCCGAGCTCCAATAAAATAAAGACCTACTCAGTTAAACTGAACAAAAAGCTCGAACAAACTGATTTAGTTAAATTAAAAAGTGGCATACAAATTGGAGACTCACGCCCATCAAAGTTCAAGTCTATAAAAATATTAGATGATGACTCAATCGAAGTTAAACTAACCGAAGGTCGCAACAGACAGATCCGCCGAACTTTTTACGAGCTAGGCTACCTTGTTACTTTTTTAAAAAGAACAGGACTAGGCGAACACAAATTAGGGAACCTCAAAGAAAAAGAGGTTAAGGAAGTAACATATCTCTAA
- a CDS encoding HAD family phosphatase gives MSKKFAVFDIDGTLIRWQLYHALVDRLAKKGYLGEGVYEKIQEARMDWKVRNNEDGFYRYEIKLIEAFEDTVEGLEEKVFLEIVEDVFEQYKDQVYIYTRELIKDLKYKDYFLIFISGSHNELVQKLADYYGFDDFVGTHYAREGSKLKKDVFVASHHKKDLLKNFIKKHNLSYEDSYAVGDTSSDAPMLEIVENAIAFNPDKKLYELAKANNWKIVVERKNVVYEI, from the coding sequence ATGAGTAAAAAGTTTGCAGTTTTTGATATTGATGGAACACTCATAAGGTGGCAGTTGTATCACGCGTTGGTTGATAGACTGGCTAAAAAAGGATATCTAGGTGAGGGAGTTTATGAAAAAATTCAGGAGGCTCGGATGGACTGGAAAGTGCGTAATAATGAAGATGGTTTTTATCGATACGAGATTAAGCTAATTGAGGCTTTTGAAGATACTGTAGAAGGTCTAGAAGAAAAAGTATTTTTAGAAATAGTGGAGGATGTCTTTGAGCAATATAAAGATCAGGTTTATATATATACTCGAGAACTAATAAAAGATTTAAAATATAAAGATTATTTTCTTATTTTCATCTCCGGCTCCCATAATGAGCTTGTCCAAAAGCTAGCTGATTATTATGGCTTTGACGATTTTGTGGGAACTCACTACGCTCGAGAAGGATCTAAACTTAAGAAGGATGTTTTTGTGGCATCTCATCATAAGAAAGATTTATTGAAGAATTTTATCAAGAAGCATAATTTAAGTTATGAAGATTCTTATGCAGTTGGTGATACATCAAGTGATGCACCAATGTTGGAGATAGTTGAGAATGCTATTGCCTTTAACCCAGATAAGAAATTGTATGAGCTCGCAAAAGCAAACAACTGGAAGATAGTCGTTGAAAGAAAGAATGTTGTTTATGAGATCTGA
- the der gene encoding ribosome biogenesis GTPase Der: MRENLPIVAIVGRTNVGKSSLTNAMLGYARSIVARESGTTRDSVFAVAEYDDKKFWLADTAGLKKASDEFETTIQEQIQEASEAADLILVTVEAGVMISDEDIKVARLARKSDKEVILIINKVDKLKDDEQTEANKWRRLGIEDIYFTSAIHRDGIEEVLERIIQTVPAKNTYEDTDLTIAFLGRPNVGKSSIFNALAKKQQAVVADVAGTTRDINSIRIKYHSKNIELLDTAGIRKPGKIEQGLEKFSVLKSLKAIQQADVCIVLIDVTELATGMDQKILGMVKDANRGLIIAVSKWDLFEEKDAFSAEYVSAKLQDDLQFVPWAPLVFTSSKDDKNLNKLIEMATVVQEERKRQIKTSELNKWLRDAVNHHEPPTAKGNLHPRLQYAVQEQDTPYPSFQLHGNHVRKIHWSYKRYLEKSLRENFKFTGTPIEIWFIQKEVRGVKKRTTYKDALKSKKKT; encoded by the coding sequence ATGCGCGAAAATCTCCCCATTGTAGCAATCGTTGGCCGGACCAACGTCGGAAAAAGCAGCCTAACAAATGCCATGCTTGGCTATGCACGTTCTATAGTTGCTAGAGAAAGTGGTACAACTCGTGATAGCGTTTTTGCAGTAGCAGAATATGATGACAAAAAGTTTTGGCTCGCTGATACCGCCGGCTTAAAAAAAGCCAGTGACGAGTTCGAAACTACTATCCAAGAACAAATCCAAGAAGCATCTGAGGCAGCAGACTTAATCTTAGTCACAGTCGAAGCGGGCGTAATGATTAGTGATGAGGACATCAAGGTCGCTCGACTCGCCAGAAAGAGTGATAAAGAAGTAATTTTAATAATAAATAAAGTAGACAAATTAAAGGATGATGAGCAAACTGAAGCTAATAAGTGGCGTCGACTAGGAATTGAAGATATTTACTTTACGTCTGCTATTCATCGAGACGGAATAGAAGAGGTGTTAGAAAGAATTATCCAAACAGTACCTGCAAAAAATACTTATGAAGATACAGACCTCACCATAGCCTTTCTAGGGCGTCCAAACGTGGGCAAAAGCTCAATCTTCAATGCATTAGCAAAAAAGCAGCAAGCCGTCGTTGCAGACGTCGCAGGTACTACTAGAGACATCAACTCTATTCGTATTAAATATCACTCTAAAAATATCGAATTGCTTGATACCGCAGGTATTAGAAAGCCCGGTAAAATTGAACAGGGCCTAGAAAAATTCAGTGTATTAAAATCTCTTAAAGCTATCCAACAAGCTGATGTCTGTATTGTTTTAATTGATGTAACTGAGCTGGCCACAGGGATGGACCAAAAAATCTTAGGGATGGTCAAAGATGCCAATAGAGGCCTAATAATTGCTGTAAGCAAATGGGATTTATTTGAAGAGAAAGATGCATTTAGCGCAGAATATGTCAGCGCAAAGTTGCAAGATGACCTCCAATTTGTACCTTGGGCGCCGCTTGTCTTTACAAGTTCTAAAGATGACAAAAACCTAAATAAGTTAATAGAAATGGCCACTGTGGTTCAAGAAGAAAGAAAAAGACAGATTAAAACATCAGAGCTAAATAAATGGCTAAGAGATGCTGTAAACCATCATGAACCACCAACAGCAAAAGGGAACTTACATCCAAGACTGCAATATGCTGTGCAAGAACAAGATACTCCTTACCCAAGCTTCCAACTTCACGGTAATCATGTCAGAAAGATCCACTGGAGTTACAAAAGATACCTTGAGAAATCACTCAGAGAAAATTTTAAGTTTACTGGCACACCAATAGAGATCTGGTTTATCCAAAAAGAAGTGAGGGGAGTCAAAAAGAGAACCACTTACAAAGACGCATTAAAATCTAAAAAGAAGACTTAA
- the pth gene encoding aminoacyl-tRNA hydrolase has protein sequence MSIISKSPFNFKLGWKETNPKLEGSQNISLKDGGFVRLIVGLGNIGSQYVGTRHNIGFDILDKYAKENEFPTFKENKKFFGLTSEKFIEGKKVILLKPTTLMNLSGKSVQAVANFYNITEQDITVIHDELDLNFGDVRQKRGGEGKSSHNGLKDITQKLKTSDYKRIRFGIKGPILPMMDAKVYVLGKFNKQEQAKLKNLIKEAVSLI, from the coding sequence ATGTCGATTATTTCTAAATCTCCTTTTAATTTTAAGCTTGGCTGGAAAGAAACTAACCCAAAGCTAGAAGGCTCGCAGAATATCTCTTTAAAAGACGGTGGTTTTGTTAGGTTAATAGTGGGCTTAGGTAACATTGGTAGTCAGTATGTAGGTACTCGGCATAATATCGGTTTTGATATTTTAGATAAATACGCTAAAGAGAATGAGTTTCCTACCTTTAAAGAGAATAAAAAGTTTTTTGGCTTAACTTCGGAAAAGTTTATTGAAGGAAAAAAAGTTATATTGCTAAAACCTACTACTTTAATGAACTTGAGTGGTAAAAGCGTTCAAGCAGTAGCTAATTTTTATAATATTACTGAACAAGATATAACCGTCATCCATGATGAGTTAGATCTAAATTTTGGAGATGTCCGCCAAAAAAGAGGCGGAGAGGGCAAGAGCAGTCATAATGGCTTAAAAGATATTACCCAAAAACTAAAAACATCAGATTATAAGAGAATAAGATTCGGGATTAAAGGACCAATACTACCCATGATGGACGCCAAAGTTTATGTACTGGGTAAGTTTAATAAACAAGAACAAGCTAAACTTAAGAACCTCATCAAAGAAGCTGTAAGCTTAATTTAA
- a CDS encoding ribonuclease HI family protein, with amino-acid sequence MSNFPKKVIINADGGSRGNPGPSASGFVIQDTLSERVLETGGKFLGITTNNQAEYRAVLFALERAKELEVEEIEFRLDSLLVVNQMKGIYKVKNKDLAVVYEQIKKLMSEFKKVEFTHVLREFNKLADAEANRLMDAN; translated from the coding sequence ATGTCAAACTTTCCTAAAAAAGTAATTATAAATGCCGATGGTGGCTCAAGAGGTAACCCTGGACCAAGCGCCAGCGGTTTTGTAATTCAAGATACTCTTAGTGAGCGTGTATTAGAAACTGGTGGTAAGTTTTTAGGTATCACAACAAATAACCAAGCTGAGTATAGAGCTGTGCTGTTTGCTTTAGAGCGAGCAAAAGAGTTAGAAGTAGAAGAAATAGAATTCAGGCTCGATAGTTTATTGGTTGTTAACCAAATGAAGGGTATCTACAAAGTAAAAAACAAAGATCTAGCCGTAGTTTACGAGCAAATTAAAAAGTTAATGTCAGAATTCAAAAAAGTTGAATTCACCCACGTTTTGAGAGAATTTAACAAATTAGCCGATGCTGAAGCTAATCGCCTAATGGACGCGAATTAG
- the dprA gene encoding DNA-protecting protein DprA, protein MKTRHITIKDAEYPNLLKEIPTAPQRLWLLGAKLNNDEKRLTVVGTRKPTFYGKKVLDKLVKEVASAGVTIVSGLAIGTDCLAHQAALNAGGKTIAILPGGLDNIYPPGNRKLAQRILDSGGTLISEYPENTPTFAWNFVARNRIQSGISEAVLIIEAAEKSGTLITADFAIEQNRTLMAIPGNIDSLVSIGTNQLIKEGATPVTCAQDILEALGVNIKAAKVAEYKPENQTEKNILNLIRSGTSQSEEIQVKSKLDAVEYSTALTMLEIKGVISQSAPGVWDIK, encoded by the coding sequence ATGAAAACACGCCATATAACCATCAAAGACGCCGAATACCCAAATTTACTAAAAGAAATACCCACCGCACCACAACGCTTATGGTTACTAGGTGCCAAGCTTAATAATGACGAAAAACGACTAACCGTAGTAGGCACACGTAAGCCTACATTTTACGGAAAAAAAGTGTTAGATAAACTCGTCAAAGAAGTAGCTTCAGCAGGGGTAACCATAGTTAGTGGGCTTGCTATTGGGACTGACTGTTTAGCTCATCAAGCCGCACTTAATGCCGGAGGCAAAACAATTGCAATACTACCCGGAGGACTAGACAATATTTATCCTCCAGGTAATCGAAAGTTAGCTCAAAGAATACTAGATAGTGGCGGGACTCTCATAAGTGAATACCCAGAAAACACCCCGACTTTTGCCTGGAATTTTGTAGCCAGAAACAGAATCCAAAGCGGCATATCAGAAGCTGTACTAATTATTGAAGCCGCAGAAAAAAGTGGTACCTTAATAACCGCTGATTTTGCTATAGAGCAAAATAGAACCCTTATGGCTATACCAGGAAATATCGATAGTTTAGTTAGTATAGGAACTAATCAACTAATAAAAGAAGGCGCTACACCAGTTACTTGTGCTCAAGACATCTTAGAAGCCTTAGGCGTAAATATAAAAGCCGCCAAAGTAGCTGAGTATAAGCCTGAGAATCAGACCGAGAAGAATATCTTAAACTTAATAAGATCAGGTACTTCACAGAGTGAAGAAATCCAAGTAAAAAGTAAGTTAGATGCCGTAGAGTACAGTACAGCTCTCACCATGCTCGAGATAAAAGGAGTAATAAGTCAGTCAGCCCCAGGAGTATGGGATATCAAATAA
- the topA gene encoding type I DNA topoisomerase: MPKNLVIVESPAKAKTIQKYLGKDFEVKSSFGHIRDLPGKGMNVDIKNNFEPNYEVSPEKKKTVAELKRAAKTAKLVWLASDEDREGEAISWHLAEILKLKPENRRRIVFHEITENAIKNAVENPRDIDEKLVDAQQARRILDRIVGYELSPMLQRKITKGLSAGRVQSVAVRLVVEREEEIKNHKAEEYYKIKLVVSAKGEEFEAVLNKKLKTIEEAKEILEDITGDSLKVAEITKKPGKKTPPTPFTTSSLQQAASSTLGMSPKNTMSNAQRLYEAGLITYMRTDSLNLSEQALKSLEDLIPKKYGKEYLNITRYKSKSAGAQEAHEAIRPTDFTKYSAGADEYQKKLYSLIWRRTVASQMTAAQLEKTVIKLKSLGSDQIFEASGEILKFEGFIKAYGRSGEDRILPDLDQGDEVKLNSGEAHLSYGKKPGRFTEASLIKKLEELGIGRPSTYAPTLSTIQNRGYIEKADKEGTPTELKFLKLSNNKVQEEVETVNIGADRGKLFPTDTAIVVTAFLNENMPDIMDYKFTAEMEAKFDEIADGKHKWQKVIADFYKNFHKGVENLTDVKRSDVGQRILGEDPKTKKPVIARIGRFGPMLQIGTVEDEEKPAFANMPAGKQISDVTLEEALEMFKLPKTIGEFKNEEVKVNIGRFGPYLMHAGKFISIKGYDMHTITLEEAIPLIEENIEKEKNKYVADWGNIQIINGPYGPYIKDVKKKKNAKIPKDVEPKDITEEQAKEILEKAPDKPKRRRYPSKK, encoded by the coding sequence ATGCCAAAAAACCTTGTAATCGTAGAGAGTCCTGCTAAAGCCAAAACCATCCAAAAATATCTTGGAAAAGACTTCGAGGTTAAGTCTAGCTTTGGCCATATAAGAGATCTACCAGGAAAAGGCATGAATGTTGATATAAAAAATAACTTTGAGCCTAACTACGAAGTATCACCAGAAAAAAAGAAAACGGTAGCTGAATTAAAAAGAGCCGCTAAAACTGCCAAACTCGTTTGGCTAGCAAGCGATGAAGATAGAGAAGGGGAGGCAATCTCTTGGCACCTTGCTGAGATCCTTAAGCTTAAGCCAGAAAATAGGAGAAGAATCGTCTTCCACGAAATTACCGAAAATGCCATTAAAAATGCAGTCGAAAACCCTCGTGATATAGACGAAAAACTAGTTGACGCTCAACAAGCAAGAAGAATCCTCGATAGAATAGTAGGTTACGAACTCAGCCCGATGCTCCAAAGAAAGATTACCAAGGGCTTGAGCGCCGGAAGAGTACAGAGTGTAGCAGTAAGATTAGTTGTCGAACGAGAGGAAGAGATTAAAAACCACAAGGCTGAAGAATACTACAAAATAAAACTAGTAGTCTCTGCCAAAGGTGAAGAGTTCGAAGCTGTCCTCAACAAAAAACTAAAAACAATTGAAGAGGCCAAAGAGATTTTAGAGGACATTACCGGAGATAGCTTAAAAGTTGCAGAGATAACAAAAAAGCCTGGTAAAAAAACTCCACCAACTCCGTTTACGACCTCCAGTTTACAACAAGCCGCGAGCTCAACTCTCGGGATGAGCCCAAAGAATACTATGAGCAACGCTCAGAGGCTCTATGAAGCCGGTTTAATTACCTACATGCGTACAGACAGCCTAAACTTAAGCGAGCAAGCTCTGAAGAGCCTAGAAGATCTCATTCCAAAGAAGTATGGCAAAGAATATCTAAATATAACTCGCTATAAATCAAAAAGCGCCGGAGCCCAAGAAGCGCACGAAGCAATTAGACCAACCGATTTTACAAAATATTCTGCCGGAGCCGACGAATACCAAAAAAAACTTTATAGCCTAATTTGGCGCAGAACTGTTGCCAGCCAAATGACTGCCGCTCAATTAGAAAAAACTGTTATTAAGCTTAAGAGTCTAGGTTCGGATCAAATATTCGAAGCAAGTGGAGAAATCCTAAAATTCGAAGGCTTTATAAAAGCATACGGAAGAAGTGGCGAAGATAGGATTCTGCCAGACCTCGACCAAGGTGATGAAGTTAAGCTTAATAGTGGTGAAGCTCATTTAAGCTATGGTAAAAAACCAGGTCGCTTTACAGAGGCGAGCTTGATTAAGAAGTTAGAAGAACTTGGTATCGGCCGTCCATCAACTTACGCTCCAACCCTAAGTACTATCCAAAATAGAGGATATATAGAAAAAGCTGATAAAGAGGGTACTCCGACAGAACTTAAGTTCCTTAAGCTTAGTAATAATAAAGTTCAAGAAGAGGTTGAGACAGTTAACATCGGGGCCGATCGAGGCAAGTTATTCCCCACAGATACAGCAATTGTTGTGACAGCATTTCTCAATGAGAATATGCCAGACATCATGGACTATAAGTTTACGGCAGAAATGGAGGCCAAATTCGACGAGATCGCTGACGGTAAACATAAATGGCAAAAGGTTATTGCCGATTTTTATAAAAACTTCCATAAAGGAGTAGAGAACTTAACCGATGTTAAGCGTAGTGATGTAGGTCAAAGAATATTAGGAGAGGATCCAAAAACTAAAAAGCCAGTTATTGCTCGTATTGGTAGGTTTGGCCCGATGCTACAAATTGGAACAGTTGAGGACGAAGAAAAGCCAGCCTTTGCTAATATGCCAGCTGGCAAACAAATCTCTGATGTAACTTTAGAAGAAGCACTAGAGATGTTTAAGCTACCTAAAACTATTGGTGAGTTCAAAAATGAAGAAGTTAAAGTTAATATTGGCAGATTTGGTCCGTATTTAATGCACGCCGGTAAATTCATCAGCATAAAAGGTTACGACATGCATACGATAACTTTAGAAGAGGCGATTCCACTTATTGAAGAAAACATCGAAAAAGAGAAAAACAAATACGTTGCTGACTGGGGAAATATCCAAATCATCAACGGACCATATGGACCATACATCAAAGATGTCAAAAAGAAGAAGAACGCAAAAATCCCAAAAGACGTTGAGCCTAAAGACATCACCGAAGAACAAGCCAAAGAGATTCTAGAAAAAGCCCCAGACAAACCAAAACGTCGCCGATACCCATCCAAAAAATAA
- a CDS encoding methionine-R-sulfoxide reductase, translating into MIFNNLTPEEKRIIEDKGTEAPFSGEYDDFYPPEGIFVCKKCSTPLFDAKYKFKSGCGWPSFDEYFPGAVKETLDIDGRRTEITCATCGGHLGHVFRGEQLTDKDTRHCVNSLSIKFVQKNKVDE; encoded by the coding sequence GTGATTTTTAATAACCTAACACCTGAAGAAAAAAGAATTATTGAGGATAAGGGTACTGAGGCTCCTTTTTCTGGTGAGTATGATGATTTTTATCCTCCTGAAGGTATTTTTGTTTGTAAAAAATGCTCCACTCCCCTATTTGATGCTAAATATAAGTTTAAGTCTGGTTGTGGGTGGCCAAGCTTTGATGAATACTTTCCTGGAGCTGTAAAAGAAACTTTAGATATTGATGGCAGGCGAACTGAAATCACTTGCGCTACATGTGGTGGTCATCTGGGGCATGTCTTCCGTGGTGAACAGCTAACCGATAAAGATACAAGACACTGTGTTAACTCTTTGAGTATTAAGTTTGTCCAAAAAAATAAAGTCGATGAGTAA
- a CDS encoding UDP-N-acetylglucosamine--N-acetylmuramyl-(pentapeptide) pyrophosphoryl-undecaprenol N-acetylglucosamine transferase — protein MNNLSLENKDSRWIVLVGGGTGGHVVPLKNIAEQIFKQKPGSKILVITDRGYKKRSEQIFKELVSEYKNNLLLKHVSGGRFRRYSRSRFRELIDIRTQALNLRDLFKSIIGIIQSKLISIKYPPEVVFCKGGTGSLEYCFANRKKASILVHDSDSRPGLTNKIVGRWAVKTLTGMPQSVDEVDRLSKNFVGVPVNSDFKKFSNKITQEIKSELLIDQKVKTVLITGGSLGARKINELVFCTISYLNKLNILVIHQTGSSDDSKKAKEIKKSLNNPKLYRPFDFTTEVAKLYAVSDLVVSRAGASAIQELANSAKPAILIPAGLTDQKKNGQILDELGAALVADQDKLLNKPEEFIREIQFLLDDQRRRAELSERISLLAKPDTVTKIVEELLALKENK, from the coding sequence GTGAATAATTTAAGCTTAGAAAATAAAGATAGTAGGTGGATCGTCTTAGTTGGCGGTGGGACAGGGGGACATGTGGTTCCTTTAAAAAATATTGCTGAACAAATTTTTAAGCAAAAGCCAGGATCTAAAATTTTAGTCATTACAGATAGAGGTTATAAAAAAAGAAGTGAGCAAATTTTTAAAGAGCTAGTTTCTGAGTATAAAAATAATTTATTACTCAAACATGTGTCTGGTGGCAGATTTAGAAGATACTCGAGAAGCAGGTTTAGAGAACTAATAGATATAAGGACTCAAGCTTTAAACTTAAGGGATCTTTTTAAATCTATAATTGGTATTATTCAGTCAAAGTTAATATCTATTAAATATCCTCCAGAAGTTGTTTTTTGTAAGGGTGGGACCGGATCATTAGAGTACTGTTTTGCAAATAGGAAGAAAGCTTCGATATTGGTGCATGATTCTGATTCGAGACCAGGACTTACTAACAAGATTGTTGGCAGGTGGGCAGTTAAAACCCTCACTGGTATGCCCCAAAGCGTTGACGAGGTGGATAGACTTAGTAAAAATTTTGTTGGTGTGCCTGTAAACAGTGATTTTAAAAAATTTTCTAATAAGATTACTCAAGAGATTAAATCTGAGTTGTTAATTGATCAAAAAGTTAAAACAGTACTAATAACTGGAGGTAGTTTGGGTGCAAGAAAAATAAATGAACTGGTTTTTTGTACGATTAGTTATTTAAATAAGCTAAATATTTTGGTAATTCACCAGACAGGTTCCAGCGATGATAGTAAAAAAGCTAAAGAGATTAAAAAGAGTTTAAATAATCCTAAATTGTATAGACCCTTTGATTTTACAACTGAGGTAGCAAAGCTATATGCGGTGAGTGATCTAGTTGTATCAAGAGCTGGTGCTAGCGCTATACAAGAGCTCGCCAACAGTGCTAAGCCGGCTATTTTAATTCCTGCTGGACTAACAGACCAGAAGAAAAATGGTCAGATTTTGGATGAGCTAGGTGCCGCTTTAGTCGCTGATCAGGATAAGCTTTTGAATAAGCCGGAAGAATTTATTAGAGAGATCCAGTTTTTACTAGATGATCAGCGCCGTAGAGCAGAATTAAGTGAGAGGATCTCATTATTGGCAAAACCTGATACGGTTACGAAAATTGTAGAAGAACTTTTAGCCTTAAAAGAAAATAAATGA